One region of Corvus cornix cornix isolate S_Up_H32 chromosome 14, ASM73873v5, whole genome shotgun sequence genomic DNA includes:
- the UBN1 gene encoding ubinuclein-1 isoform X1: MTEPHRVSFTTLHGPLSSSFLKRSRKDDGEQPPEPEPAATAVRITLTLFEPDHKRCPEFFYPDLLKSCRGKVKGGSSGDKKKDVADPFNDEEKERHKVEALARKFEEKYGGKRRRKDRIQDLIDMGYGYDESDSFIDNSEAYDELVPASLTTKYGGFYINSGTLQFRQASESEDDYVKEKKKKCPKKRKLKDGGEKIKKKKKDDSYDKEKKSKKSKFPKAGFTALNASKEKKKKKYSGALSVKEMLKKFQKEKDAQKKKDEEQKVVTPSPADPAAPREAEAMADPLLSLFGHASDSDLLQAATAMDSLSDLDLERLLSESPEGSPFPEAEDGSDPGGTGLEQEFKQPPSLPEGLPAPLEKRIKELAQAARAAEGEGKQRFFTQDINNIILDIELQTRELSSQVRSGVYAHLAAFFPCSKDTLLKRARRLYLYEQGGRLKEPLQKLKEAIGRAMPEQVAKYQEECQAHTQAKFAKMLEEEKDKEQRVCSDDDEDEEKGGKRVAGPRKKFQWNDEIRELLCHLVKIKLDGYDLDKNKAQSLEDYVKTFLEGEVKPLWPKGWMQARTLFKESRRVHGHLTSVLAKKKVIAPTKVKVKDSSCKPDKKLSVSVPSLHSSTTLAMSSEPQGGALGISAQNREFLSLGTAQAASSTATPATFKDDSLDEDLIHNPTSSLEAVSKELAVLNSRAGGSPDFTLPAAPKAPPEKIPTLASSEEKRTFPKPNPAPTSSSGSLQSPLNFLAEQALALGQSSQDKKTENSNYKEHSCQASPSKILPDAHQAKQKHHSLVRPGHGPPASVPVPGSQVKVFHPGAQLQKTFTSPAPFVKLQNPKSSTPLPQRSLLQQVKSSTKAQSFHSSTSPSSAQNSSSSHKSQGSSSSSLSYAGKHSSGSGSSGQSYKSPFVAGSLSKHGASSSSSSSGASANQGSSSVTLLPSVPAPSPGSASSRPASGSSVKKTPVSQKLTLVAPPGGSNGDSSGGTQGVAKLLTSSLKPAVVSSTAASTSVPKGTSGAVLLTSSSSLSVLAPSYKSNNPKLPAALSSTPLGIISPIHSFPLHVISFSSDSSPKAGVSKDAIVTGPAPGTFHHGLGHSEYPAGHLCVPCACAVTSVLCWAGPLHTSPSLWLLLHAVVPAFVSPAVAFGEPWPHP; encoded by the exons ATGACAGAGCCCCACAGGGTTTCGTTCACCACTCTGCATGGGccactgagcagcagcttcctgaaaAGGTCTCGGAAGGACGATGGAGAGCAGCCCCCGGAGCCTGAGCCGGCAGCCACGGCCGTTCGGATCACTCTGACCCTCTTTGAGCCGGACCACAAACGCTGCCCAGAGTTCTTCTACCCAGATCTCCTCAAGAGCTGTCGAGGGAAAGTAAAAGGGGGTTCTTCAGGTGACAAG AAGAAAGACGTGGCTGATCCCTTCAAtgatgaggaaaaggaaaggcatAAAGTGGAGGCTCTTGCTAGgaagtttgaagaaaaatat GGTGGCAAGAGGCGCAGGAAGGACCGGATTCAGGATCTGATTGATATGGGGTATGGCTATGACGAGTCCGACTCCTTCATCGACAACTCGGAAGCT TACGATGAGCTGGTTCCTGCTTCTCTCACTACAAAGTACGGAGGGTTTTACATCAACTCGGGAACGCTGCAGTTCCGGCAGGCCTCTGAGTCTGAGGATGATTATGtcaaagagaagaagaagaagtgTCCCAAG AAGCGGAAGTTGAAAGATGGgggtgaaaaaataaagaagaagaagaaggatgATTCTTAcgacaaggaaaagaaatcgAAGAAGTCCAAGTTTCCAAAAGCTGG CTTCACAGCATTAAATGCAagtaaggagaaaaagaagaagaaatactCTGGAGCTCTCAGTGTCAAGGAGATGCTGAAGAAGTTTCAGAAGGAGAAGGatgctcagaagaaaaaagatgaagagcAGAAAGTGGTGACTCCTTCCCCAGCAGACCCTGCAGCCCCAAGGGAGGCAGAGGCCATGGCCGACCCTCTGCTCTCGCTTTTCGGCCACGCCAGTGACAGTGACCTGCTCCAGGCAGCCACAGCCATGGACTCCCTGAGTGACCTGGACCTGGAGCGGCTCCTCAGCGAGTCCCCGGagggcagccccttccctgaGGCCGAGGATGGCAGCGACCCTGGTGGCACGGGCTTGGAGCAGGAGTTCAAGCAGCCACCTTCCCTCCCAGAAGGGCTGCCAGCCCCCCTGGAGAAACGGATCAAGGAACTGGCTCAG gctgccagagctgccgAGGGAGAAGGCAAGCAGAGGTTCTTCACTCAGGACATCAACAACATCATACTGGA CATCGAGCTGCAGACGCGGGAGCTGAGCAGCCAGGTGCGCTCGGGGGTCTACGCTCACCTGGCCGCCTTCTTCCCCTGCAGCAAGGACACCCTGCTCAAGCGAGCCCGCAGGCTCTACCTCTACGAGCAG GGTGGCCGACTGAAGGAGCCGCTGCAGAAGCTGAAGGAAGCCATTGGAAGGgccatgccagagcaggtggcCAAGTACCAGGAGGAATGCCAAGCCCATACTCAGGCCAAGTTCGCCAA gatgctggaagaggaaaaggacaaAGAGCAGCGAGTTTGTTCtgatgatgatgaggatgaggaaaagggagggaagcGCGTCGCGGGCCCACGGAAGAAATTCCAGTGGAATGATGAAATCAG GGAGCTGCTTTGCCACTTGGTGAAGATTAAGTTGGATGGTTATGACCTTGACAAGAATAAGGCTCAGTCTCTAGAGGATTATGTGAAGACCTTCCTAGAAGGAGAGGTGAAGCCCCTTTGGCCAAAAGGCTGGATGCAGGCCAG GACACTGTTTAAGGAGAGCAGGCGTGTACACGGACACCTCACATCAGTCCT GGCGAAGAAGAAAGTTATAGCTCCTACTAAGGTGAAAGTGAAG GACTCTTCCTGCAAGCCAGACAAGAAGCTGTCGGTGTCCGTCCCTTCCCTGCACTCGAGCACCACCTTGGCCATGTCCTCAGAGCCCCAGGGAGGAGCCCTGGGCATCAGTGCCCAAAACAGGGAATTCTTGTCCCTTGGCACGGCccaagctgccagcagcaccgCCACTCCTGCCACCTTCAAGGATGACTCCTTGGATGAGGACTTGATTCACAACCCCACCTCCTCCCTGGAAGCAGTGTCCAAGGAACTGGCTGTGCTGAACAGCAGGGCGGGAGGGAGCCCTGACTTTactcttcctgcagctccaaaaGCTCCACCAGAGAAGATCCCAACTCTTGCATCCTCAGAGGAGAAGAGGACATTTCCAAAGCCCAACCCTGCCCCTACATCATCCTCTGGTTCCCTCCAGTCTCCTCTAAACTTCCTAGCTGAACAGGCCCTGGCGTTGGGCCAGTCTTCTCAAGACAAGAAGACAGAGAACTCTAATTACAAAGAGCATTCCTGCCAAGCTTCCCCCAGCAAAATCCTTCCTGATGCCCACCAGGCTAAGCAGAAGCACCACAGCCTGGTCAGGCCAGGCCACGGACCCCCAGCCTCGGTGCCAGTGCCGGGCTCTCAGGTGAAGGTCTTCCACCCTGGTGCTCAGCTCCAGAAAACCTTcacctccccagctccctttgTCAAACTGCAGAACCCCAAGTCCTCCACCCCTCTGCCCCAACGCTCCCTCCTCCAGCAGGTCAAGTCATCAACCAAAGCTCAGAGCTTCCATTCCTCCACGTCCCCAAGCAGCGCCCaaaactccagcagctcccacaagAGCCAAGGCTCGTCCTCATCGTCTCTCAGCTACGCCGGGAAGCATTCGAGCGGCTCCGGCTCTTCAGGACAATCTTACAAATCGCCTTTCGTCGCTGGGTCCCTCTCCAAGCACGGggcctcctccagcagctcctcctctggAGCTTCTGCAAACCAGGGCAGCTCCTCTGTGACTTTGCTTCCCAGCGTTCCGGCCCCTTCCCCGGGCTCGGCCTCCAGCCGCCCGGCCTCCGGCTCCTCCGTGAAGAAAACTCCCGTTTCCCAGAAGCTGACCCTGGTGGCACCTCCCGGCGGCTCCAACGGAGATTCCAGCGGCGGCACGCAGGGCGTGGCCAAGTTGCTGACCTCGTCCCTAAAGCCAGCTGTGGTCAGCAGCACCGCAGCCTCTACCTCTGTGCCG AAAGGAACtagtggagctgtgctgctaaCGAGTTCTTCCTCCTTAAGTGTACTGGCTCCATCCTACAAGTCCAACAACCCAAAGCTGCCAGCTGCCCTGAGCTCCACCCCGTTAGGTATTATCTCTCCTATTCATTCTTTCCCTCTCCATGTCATCTCCTTCAGTTCCGACTCCTCCCCAAAAGCAGGAGTTTCCAAGGATGCAATAGTTACGGGACCTGCTCCGGGGACTTTCCACCACGGCCTTGGGCACAGTGAGTATCCTGCTGGTCACCTGTGTGTCCCTTGTGCCTGTGCTGTCACAtcagtgctctgctgggctggccCATTGCACACCAGCCCATCTCTCTGGCTGTTGCTTCATGCTGTGGTCCCTGCTTTTGTATCTCCAGCAGTTGCATTTGGAGAACCTTGGCCACATCCCTAG
- the UBN1 gene encoding ubinuclein-1 isoform X4 has product MTEPHRVSFTTLHGPLSSSFLKRSRKDDGEQPPEPEPAATAVRITLTLFEPDHKRCPEFFYPDLLKSCRGKVKGGSSGDKKKDVADPFNDEEKERHKVEALARKFEEKYGGKRRRKDRIQDLIDMGYGYDESDSFIDNSEAYDELVPASLTTKYGGFYINSGTLQFRQASESEDDYVKEKKKKCPKKRKLKDGGEKIKKKKKDDSYDKEKKSKKSKFPKAGFTALNASKEKKKKKYSGALSVKEMLKKFQKEKDAQKKKDEEQKVVTPSPADPAAPREAEAMADPLLSLFGHASDSDLLQAATAMDSLSDLDLERLLSESPEGSPFPEAEDGSDPGGTGLEQEFKQPPSLPEGLPAPLEKRIKELAQAARAAEGEGKQRFFTQDINNIILDIELQTRELSSQVRSGVYAHLAAFFPCSKDTLLKRARRLYLYEQGGRLKEPLQKLKEAIGRAMPEQVAKYQEECQAHTQAKFAKMLEEEKDKEQRVCSDDDEDEEKGGKRVAGPRKKFQWNDEIRELLCHLVKIKLDGYDLDKNKAQSLEDYVKTFLEGEVKPLWPKGWMQARTLFKESRRVHGHLTSVLAKKKVIAPTKVKVKDSSCKPDKKLSVSVPSLHSSTTLAMSSEPQGGALGISAQNREFLSLGTAQAASSTATPATFKDDSLDEDLIHNPTSSLEAVSKELAVLNSRAGGSPDFTLPAAPKAPPEKIPTLASSEEKRTFPKPNPAPTSSSGSLQSPLNFLAEQALALGQSSQDKKTENSNYKEHSCQASPSKILPDAHQAKQKHHSLVRPGHGPPASVPVPGSQVKVFHPGAQLQKTFTSPAPFVKLQNPKSSTPLPQRSLLQQVKSSTKAQSFHSSTSPSSAQNSSSSHKSQGSSSSSLSYAGKHSSGSGSSGQSYKSPFVAGSLSKHGASSSSSSSGASANQGSSSVTLLPSVPAPSPGSASSRPASGSSVKKTPVSQKLTLVAPPGGSNGDSSGGTQGVAKLLTSSLKPAVVSSTAASTSVPKGTSGAVLLTSSSSLSVLAPSYKSNNPKLPAALSSTPLGIISPIHSFPLHVISFSSDSSPKAGVSKDAIVTGPAPGTFHHGLGHSLLAGLHSSPHHAAPLPHSALSTHLPQSLPAWMLICGLSE; this is encoded by the exons ATGACAGAGCCCCACAGGGTTTCGTTCACCACTCTGCATGGGccactgagcagcagcttcctgaaaAGGTCTCGGAAGGACGATGGAGAGCAGCCCCCGGAGCCTGAGCCGGCAGCCACGGCCGTTCGGATCACTCTGACCCTCTTTGAGCCGGACCACAAACGCTGCCCAGAGTTCTTCTACCCAGATCTCCTCAAGAGCTGTCGAGGGAAAGTAAAAGGGGGTTCTTCAGGTGACAAG AAGAAAGACGTGGCTGATCCCTTCAAtgatgaggaaaaggaaaggcatAAAGTGGAGGCTCTTGCTAGgaagtttgaagaaaaatat GGTGGCAAGAGGCGCAGGAAGGACCGGATTCAGGATCTGATTGATATGGGGTATGGCTATGACGAGTCCGACTCCTTCATCGACAACTCGGAAGCT TACGATGAGCTGGTTCCTGCTTCTCTCACTACAAAGTACGGAGGGTTTTACATCAACTCGGGAACGCTGCAGTTCCGGCAGGCCTCTGAGTCTGAGGATGATTATGtcaaagagaagaagaagaagtgTCCCAAG AAGCGGAAGTTGAAAGATGGgggtgaaaaaataaagaagaagaagaaggatgATTCTTAcgacaaggaaaagaaatcgAAGAAGTCCAAGTTTCCAAAAGCTGG CTTCACAGCATTAAATGCAagtaaggagaaaaagaagaagaaatactCTGGAGCTCTCAGTGTCAAGGAGATGCTGAAGAAGTTTCAGAAGGAGAAGGatgctcagaagaaaaaagatgaagagcAGAAAGTGGTGACTCCTTCCCCAGCAGACCCTGCAGCCCCAAGGGAGGCAGAGGCCATGGCCGACCCTCTGCTCTCGCTTTTCGGCCACGCCAGTGACAGTGACCTGCTCCAGGCAGCCACAGCCATGGACTCCCTGAGTGACCTGGACCTGGAGCGGCTCCTCAGCGAGTCCCCGGagggcagccccttccctgaGGCCGAGGATGGCAGCGACCCTGGTGGCACGGGCTTGGAGCAGGAGTTCAAGCAGCCACCTTCCCTCCCAGAAGGGCTGCCAGCCCCCCTGGAGAAACGGATCAAGGAACTGGCTCAG gctgccagagctgccgAGGGAGAAGGCAAGCAGAGGTTCTTCACTCAGGACATCAACAACATCATACTGGA CATCGAGCTGCAGACGCGGGAGCTGAGCAGCCAGGTGCGCTCGGGGGTCTACGCTCACCTGGCCGCCTTCTTCCCCTGCAGCAAGGACACCCTGCTCAAGCGAGCCCGCAGGCTCTACCTCTACGAGCAG GGTGGCCGACTGAAGGAGCCGCTGCAGAAGCTGAAGGAAGCCATTGGAAGGgccatgccagagcaggtggcCAAGTACCAGGAGGAATGCCAAGCCCATACTCAGGCCAAGTTCGCCAA gatgctggaagaggaaaaggacaaAGAGCAGCGAGTTTGTTCtgatgatgatgaggatgaggaaaagggagggaagcGCGTCGCGGGCCCACGGAAGAAATTCCAGTGGAATGATGAAATCAG GGAGCTGCTTTGCCACTTGGTGAAGATTAAGTTGGATGGTTATGACCTTGACAAGAATAAGGCTCAGTCTCTAGAGGATTATGTGAAGACCTTCCTAGAAGGAGAGGTGAAGCCCCTTTGGCCAAAAGGCTGGATGCAGGCCAG GACACTGTTTAAGGAGAGCAGGCGTGTACACGGACACCTCACATCAGTCCT GGCGAAGAAGAAAGTTATAGCTCCTACTAAGGTGAAAGTGAAG GACTCTTCCTGCAAGCCAGACAAGAAGCTGTCGGTGTCCGTCCCTTCCCTGCACTCGAGCACCACCTTGGCCATGTCCTCAGAGCCCCAGGGAGGAGCCCTGGGCATCAGTGCCCAAAACAGGGAATTCTTGTCCCTTGGCACGGCccaagctgccagcagcaccgCCACTCCTGCCACCTTCAAGGATGACTCCTTGGATGAGGACTTGATTCACAACCCCACCTCCTCCCTGGAAGCAGTGTCCAAGGAACTGGCTGTGCTGAACAGCAGGGCGGGAGGGAGCCCTGACTTTactcttcctgcagctccaaaaGCTCCACCAGAGAAGATCCCAACTCTTGCATCCTCAGAGGAGAAGAGGACATTTCCAAAGCCCAACCCTGCCCCTACATCATCCTCTGGTTCCCTCCAGTCTCCTCTAAACTTCCTAGCTGAACAGGCCCTGGCGTTGGGCCAGTCTTCTCAAGACAAGAAGACAGAGAACTCTAATTACAAAGAGCATTCCTGCCAAGCTTCCCCCAGCAAAATCCTTCCTGATGCCCACCAGGCTAAGCAGAAGCACCACAGCCTGGTCAGGCCAGGCCACGGACCCCCAGCCTCGGTGCCAGTGCCGGGCTCTCAGGTGAAGGTCTTCCACCCTGGTGCTCAGCTCCAGAAAACCTTcacctccccagctccctttgTCAAACTGCAGAACCCCAAGTCCTCCACCCCTCTGCCCCAACGCTCCCTCCTCCAGCAGGTCAAGTCATCAACCAAAGCTCAGAGCTTCCATTCCTCCACGTCCCCAAGCAGCGCCCaaaactccagcagctcccacaagAGCCAAGGCTCGTCCTCATCGTCTCTCAGCTACGCCGGGAAGCATTCGAGCGGCTCCGGCTCTTCAGGACAATCTTACAAATCGCCTTTCGTCGCTGGGTCCCTCTCCAAGCACGGggcctcctccagcagctcctcctctggAGCTTCTGCAAACCAGGGCAGCTCCTCTGTGACTTTGCTTCCCAGCGTTCCGGCCCCTTCCCCGGGCTCGGCCTCCAGCCGCCCGGCCTCCGGCTCCTCCGTGAAGAAAACTCCCGTTTCCCAGAAGCTGACCCTGGTGGCACCTCCCGGCGGCTCCAACGGAGATTCCAGCGGCGGCACGCAGGGCGTGGCCAAGTTGCTGACCTCGTCCCTAAAGCCAGCTGTGGTCAGCAGCACCGCAGCCTCTACCTCTGTGCCG AAAGGAACtagtggagctgtgctgctaaCGAGTTCTTCCTCCTTAAGTGTACTGGCTCCATCCTACAAGTCCAACAACCCAAAGCTGCCAGCTGCCCTGAGCTCCACCCCGTTAGGTATTATCTCTCCTATTCATTCTTTCCCTCTCCATGTCATCTCCTTCAGTTCCGACTCCTCCCCAAAAGCAGGAGTTTCCAAGGATGCAATAGTTACGGGACCTGCTCCGGGGACTTTCCACCACGGCCTTGGGCACA GTCTTCTGGCTGGTTTGCACTCCAGCCCCCACCATGCAGCGCCACTCCCACACTCTGCCCTGTCCACTCATTTACCACAGAGTTTGCCAG CTTGGATGCTCATCTGTGGCTTGAGTGAGTAA
- the UBN1 gene encoding ubinuclein-1 isoform X2: MTEPHRVSFTTLHGPLSSSFLKRSRKDDGEQPPEPEPAATAVRITLTLFEPDHKRCPEFFYPDLLKSCRGKVKGGSSGDKKKDVADPFNDEEKERHKVEALARKFEEKYGGKRRRKDRIQDLIDMGYGYDESDSFIDNSEAYDELVPASLTTKYGGFYINSGTLQFRQASESEDDYVKEKKKKCPKKRKLKDGGEKIKKKKKDDSYDKEKKSKKSKFPKAGFTALNASKEKKKKKYSGALSVKEMLKKFQKEKDAQKKKDEEQKVVTPSPADPAAPREAEAMADPLLSLFGHASDSDLLQAATAMDSLSDLDLERLLSESPEGSPFPEAEDGSDPGGTGLEQEFKQPPSLPEGLPAPLEKRIKELAQAARAAEGEGKQRFFTQDINNIILDIELQTRELSSQVRSGVYAHLAAFFPCSKDTLLKRARRLYLYEQGGRLKEPLQKLKEAIGRAMPEQVAKYQEECQAHTQAKFAKMLEEEKDKEQRVCSDDDEDEEKGGKRVAGPRKKFQWNDEIRELLCHLVKIKLDGYDLDKNKAQSLEDYVKTFLEGEVKPLWPKGWMQARTLFKESRRVHGHLTSVLAKKKVIAPTKVKVKDSSCKPDKKLSVSVPSLHSSTTLAMSSEPQGGALGISAQNREFLSLGTAQAASSTATPATFKDDSLDEDLIHNPTSSLEAVSKELAVLNSRAGGSPDFTLPAAPKAPPEKIPTLASSEEKRTFPKPNPAPTSSSGSLQSPLNFLAEQALALGQSSQDKKTENSNYKEHSCQASPSKILPDAHQAKQKHHSLVRPGHGPPASVPVPGSQVKVFHPGAQLQKTFTSPAPFVKLQNPKSSTPLPQRSLLQQVKSSTKAQSFHSSTSPSSAQNSSSSHKSQGSSSSSLSYAGKHSSGSGSSGQSYKSPFVAGSLSKHGASSSSSSSGASANQGSSSVTLLPSVPAPSPGSASSRPASGSSVKKTPVSQKLTLVAPPGGSNGDSSGGTQGVAKLLTSSLKPAVVSSTAASTSVPKGTSGAVLLTSSSSLSVLAPSYKSNNPKLPAALSSTPLGIISPIHSFPLHVISFSSDSSPKAGVSKDAIVTGPAPGTFHHGLGHSLLAGLHSSPHHAAPLPHSALSTHLPQSLPDASQLHGKGSNAQQRKL; encoded by the exons ATGACAGAGCCCCACAGGGTTTCGTTCACCACTCTGCATGGGccactgagcagcagcttcctgaaaAGGTCTCGGAAGGACGATGGAGAGCAGCCCCCGGAGCCTGAGCCGGCAGCCACGGCCGTTCGGATCACTCTGACCCTCTTTGAGCCGGACCACAAACGCTGCCCAGAGTTCTTCTACCCAGATCTCCTCAAGAGCTGTCGAGGGAAAGTAAAAGGGGGTTCTTCAGGTGACAAG AAGAAAGACGTGGCTGATCCCTTCAAtgatgaggaaaaggaaaggcatAAAGTGGAGGCTCTTGCTAGgaagtttgaagaaaaatat GGTGGCAAGAGGCGCAGGAAGGACCGGATTCAGGATCTGATTGATATGGGGTATGGCTATGACGAGTCCGACTCCTTCATCGACAACTCGGAAGCT TACGATGAGCTGGTTCCTGCTTCTCTCACTACAAAGTACGGAGGGTTTTACATCAACTCGGGAACGCTGCAGTTCCGGCAGGCCTCTGAGTCTGAGGATGATTATGtcaaagagaagaagaagaagtgTCCCAAG AAGCGGAAGTTGAAAGATGGgggtgaaaaaataaagaagaagaagaaggatgATTCTTAcgacaaggaaaagaaatcgAAGAAGTCCAAGTTTCCAAAAGCTGG CTTCACAGCATTAAATGCAagtaaggagaaaaagaagaagaaatactCTGGAGCTCTCAGTGTCAAGGAGATGCTGAAGAAGTTTCAGAAGGAGAAGGatgctcagaagaaaaaagatgaagagcAGAAAGTGGTGACTCCTTCCCCAGCAGACCCTGCAGCCCCAAGGGAGGCAGAGGCCATGGCCGACCCTCTGCTCTCGCTTTTCGGCCACGCCAGTGACAGTGACCTGCTCCAGGCAGCCACAGCCATGGACTCCCTGAGTGACCTGGACCTGGAGCGGCTCCTCAGCGAGTCCCCGGagggcagccccttccctgaGGCCGAGGATGGCAGCGACCCTGGTGGCACGGGCTTGGAGCAGGAGTTCAAGCAGCCACCTTCCCTCCCAGAAGGGCTGCCAGCCCCCCTGGAGAAACGGATCAAGGAACTGGCTCAG gctgccagagctgccgAGGGAGAAGGCAAGCAGAGGTTCTTCACTCAGGACATCAACAACATCATACTGGA CATCGAGCTGCAGACGCGGGAGCTGAGCAGCCAGGTGCGCTCGGGGGTCTACGCTCACCTGGCCGCCTTCTTCCCCTGCAGCAAGGACACCCTGCTCAAGCGAGCCCGCAGGCTCTACCTCTACGAGCAG GGTGGCCGACTGAAGGAGCCGCTGCAGAAGCTGAAGGAAGCCATTGGAAGGgccatgccagagcaggtggcCAAGTACCAGGAGGAATGCCAAGCCCATACTCAGGCCAAGTTCGCCAA gatgctggaagaggaaaaggacaaAGAGCAGCGAGTTTGTTCtgatgatgatgaggatgaggaaaagggagggaagcGCGTCGCGGGCCCACGGAAGAAATTCCAGTGGAATGATGAAATCAG GGAGCTGCTTTGCCACTTGGTGAAGATTAAGTTGGATGGTTATGACCTTGACAAGAATAAGGCTCAGTCTCTAGAGGATTATGTGAAGACCTTCCTAGAAGGAGAGGTGAAGCCCCTTTGGCCAAAAGGCTGGATGCAGGCCAG GACACTGTTTAAGGAGAGCAGGCGTGTACACGGACACCTCACATCAGTCCT GGCGAAGAAGAAAGTTATAGCTCCTACTAAGGTGAAAGTGAAG GACTCTTCCTGCAAGCCAGACAAGAAGCTGTCGGTGTCCGTCCCTTCCCTGCACTCGAGCACCACCTTGGCCATGTCCTCAGAGCCCCAGGGAGGAGCCCTGGGCATCAGTGCCCAAAACAGGGAATTCTTGTCCCTTGGCACGGCccaagctgccagcagcaccgCCACTCCTGCCACCTTCAAGGATGACTCCTTGGATGAGGACTTGATTCACAACCCCACCTCCTCCCTGGAAGCAGTGTCCAAGGAACTGGCTGTGCTGAACAGCAGGGCGGGAGGGAGCCCTGACTTTactcttcctgcagctccaaaaGCTCCACCAGAGAAGATCCCAACTCTTGCATCCTCAGAGGAGAAGAGGACATTTCCAAAGCCCAACCCTGCCCCTACATCATCCTCTGGTTCCCTCCAGTCTCCTCTAAACTTCCTAGCTGAACAGGCCCTGGCGTTGGGCCAGTCTTCTCAAGACAAGAAGACAGAGAACTCTAATTACAAAGAGCATTCCTGCCAAGCTTCCCCCAGCAAAATCCTTCCTGATGCCCACCAGGCTAAGCAGAAGCACCACAGCCTGGTCAGGCCAGGCCACGGACCCCCAGCCTCGGTGCCAGTGCCGGGCTCTCAGGTGAAGGTCTTCCACCCTGGTGCTCAGCTCCAGAAAACCTTcacctccccagctccctttgTCAAACTGCAGAACCCCAAGTCCTCCACCCCTCTGCCCCAACGCTCCCTCCTCCAGCAGGTCAAGTCATCAACCAAAGCTCAGAGCTTCCATTCCTCCACGTCCCCAAGCAGCGCCCaaaactccagcagctcccacaagAGCCAAGGCTCGTCCTCATCGTCTCTCAGCTACGCCGGGAAGCATTCGAGCGGCTCCGGCTCTTCAGGACAATCTTACAAATCGCCTTTCGTCGCTGGGTCCCTCTCCAAGCACGGggcctcctccagcagctcctcctctggAGCTTCTGCAAACCAGGGCAGCTCCTCTGTGACTTTGCTTCCCAGCGTTCCGGCCCCTTCCCCGGGCTCGGCCTCCAGCCGCCCGGCCTCCGGCTCCTCCGTGAAGAAAACTCCCGTTTCCCAGAAGCTGACCCTGGTGGCACCTCCCGGCGGCTCCAACGGAGATTCCAGCGGCGGCACGCAGGGCGTGGCCAAGTTGCTGACCTCGTCCCTAAAGCCAGCTGTGGTCAGCAGCACCGCAGCCTCTACCTCTGTGCCG AAAGGAACtagtggagctgtgctgctaaCGAGTTCTTCCTCCTTAAGTGTACTGGCTCCATCCTACAAGTCCAACAACCCAAAGCTGCCAGCTGCCCTGAGCTCCACCCCGTTAGGTATTATCTCTCCTATTCATTCTTTCCCTCTCCATGTCATCTCCTTCAGTTCCGACTCCTCCCCAAAAGCAGGAGTTTCCAAGGATGCAATAGTTACGGGACCTGCTCCGGGGACTTTCCACCACGGCCTTGGGCACA GTCTTCTGGCTGGTTTGCACTCCAGCCCCCACCATGCAGCGCCACTCCCACACTCTGCCCTGTCCACTCATTTACCACAGAGTTTGCCAG atgctTCTCAGCTTCATGGCAAAGGGTCCAATGCACAGCAGCGCAAGTTGTGA